The following proteins are co-located in the Mycolicibacterium goodii genome:
- a CDS encoding YcnI family protein has product MQPLPGARSRALIAAASAAAFSTASVALLTAAPAAAHVHVDAENPVPGTTSVLTFRVPGESESGALTTELRIDLPNITSVRTEVMPGWTTRLDRDVAAGTVSSVTWTAAPGVGISPDQFALFKISVRLPQTPNVSFPTTQTYSDGTVVRWNQNPGPDGSEPEHPAPQLTLSGAAGEGGADRPDQTHGQGAATVTSAPAVAAPAAGTEHAADNSARWLAGAALAVSAAAVAVALTARRRS; this is encoded by the coding sequence ATGCAACCCCTACCTGGGGCGCGGTCGCGCGCCCTGATCGCCGCTGCGTCGGCCGCAGCCTTCAGCACGGCATCCGTTGCCCTGCTCACCGCGGCGCCCGCCGCGGCCCACGTCCACGTCGACGCCGAGAACCCGGTGCCCGGCACCACCTCGGTGCTCACCTTCCGGGTTCCCGGTGAGTCCGAAAGTGGTGCGCTGACAACGGAACTGCGCATCGATCTGCCAAACATCACGTCGGTGCGCACCGAGGTGATGCCCGGATGGACGACGCGGCTGGACCGCGACGTCGCGGCGGGCACGGTCTCGTCGGTCACCTGGACGGCCGCACCGGGCGTCGGCATCTCGCCCGATCAGTTCGCGCTGTTCAAGATCTCGGTGCGTCTGCCGCAGACCCCGAACGTGAGCTTCCCGACCACCCAGACCTACTCGGACGGCACCGTGGTGCGCTGGAACCAGAACCCGGGGCCCGACGGCAGCGAACCCGAGCATCCCGCCCCGCAGCTGACCTTGTCCGGCGCTGCGGGTGAAGGCGGGGCCGACCGGCCCGACCAGACGCACGGCCAGGGCGCGGCGACGGTGACGTCGGCGCCCGCGGTCGCCGCGCCCGCGGCGGGAACCGAGCATGCGGCGGACAACTCGGCGCGTTGGCTGGCCGGGGCCGCGCTGGCGGTGTCCGCGGCGGCGGTTGCGGTCGCGCTGACGGCAAGGCGCCGGTCATGA
- a CDS encoding copper resistance protein CopC, with product MRRLLAVALAAFTMVAASLAGAGVASAHATRIATDPAENASLTESPQRVSATFNESMQQAFAAMTVVGPDGNLWSTGDPQVQGAVVSVAVRPLGPAGTYTVNYRATSADGHVVSGSWSFELTVAGAGTPGPTAAAPEPADDGLPVWPFVVVAVLIVGGGVWWAARRRS from the coding sequence ATGAGGCGGCTGCTGGCTGTCGCGCTGGCGGCGTTCACCATGGTCGCGGCGTCGCTGGCCGGAGCCGGTGTCGCGTCGGCGCACGCCACCCGCATCGCGACCGATCCCGCCGAGAACGCGTCGCTGACCGAGTCGCCGCAACGGGTCAGCGCGACATTCAACGAGTCGATGCAGCAGGCGTTCGCCGCGATGACCGTCGTCGGCCCGGACGGCAACCTGTGGTCCACCGGGGACCCGCAGGTCCAGGGCGCGGTGGTCAGCGTCGCGGTCCGCCCGCTGGGGCCGGCAGGCACCTACACCGTGAACTACCGGGCCACCTCGGCCGACGGGCATGTGGTGTCCGGGTCGTGGTCATTCGAGCTGACGGTCGCCGGAGCCGGCACCCCCGGCCCCACGGCCGCGGCACCCGAGCCCGCTGACGACGGCCTGCCGGTGTGGCCGTTCGTGGTGGTGGCCGTGCTGATCGTCGGCGGCGGAGTGTGGTGGGCGGCCAGGCGACGGTCCTGA
- a CDS encoding DUF6474 family protein — MGLFTRRKSRATRRAEARAIKAKAKLEARLAAKNEARRIKADRKAERKALDAQLKAQRDADRNALKIAETQLRAAREGKLLSPSRVRRLLTVTRLLAPVLVPVVYRAAVAARGAIDERRADQLGVPLSQLGQFSGHGAQLSARIAGAEQTLRLVAEKKPKDAETKQFVAAINDRLTDLAAAVTAAENMPSARRRGAHAAISTQLDGIDADLMARLGLV; from the coding sequence ATGGGCCTGTTCACGCGACGCAAGAGCCGCGCAACCCGCCGCGCAGAAGCCCGTGCGATCAAGGCCAAGGCCAAGCTCGAAGCGCGGCTCGCGGCAAAGAACGAAGCCCGCCGCATCAAGGCCGACCGCAAGGCCGAGCGAAAGGCGCTCGATGCCCAGCTCAAGGCGCAACGCGACGCCGACCGCAACGCCCTCAAGATCGCCGAGACCCAGCTACGCGCGGCGCGTGAGGGCAAGTTGCTCTCGCCGTCGCGCGTGCGCCGCCTCCTGACGGTCACCCGTTTGCTTGCCCCCGTTCTCGTGCCGGTGGTGTATCGCGCCGCGGTCGCCGCCCGGGGTGCCATCGACGAGCGCCGCGCCGATCAGCTCGGCGTTCCGCTGAGCCAGCTCGGCCAGTTCTCCGGGCACGGTGCCCAGTTGTCGGCGCGCATCGCCGGGGCCGAGCAGACCCTGCGCCTGGTCGCCGAGAAGAAGCCGAAAGACGCCGAGACCAAACAGTTCGTCGCGGCGATCAACGACCGGCTCACCGATCTGGCCGCCGCGGTCACGGCCGCCGAGAACATGCCGTCGGCGCGCAGGCGCGGTGCCCACGCGGCCATCTCCACGCAACTCGACGGCATCGACGCCGATCTCATGGCCCGGCTGGGCCTGGTCTGA
- a CDS encoding LCP family protein yields the protein MNGFAPGEGERDPRLRRPGARPPSAEPSQFIRRDPNHPPPRRPQPPRQPPPPPPRHAPPPPPRRPAAPPPPPPHRPAPPPAPTPRQFPPQPAQRKTAPPPAAPAVRKPRRRRHWGRIVLALLMIAVLAGAGTLVWVDTKLQRIPALADYPERPAAGRGTTWLLVGSDSREGLTPEQQAELTTGGDLGTGRTDTILLVHIPGLGSSTPATMVSIPRDSYVPIPGYGEDKINAAFSLGGAPLLAQTVEAATGLHLDHYAEIGFGGFAALVDSVGGVTVCPAEPINDPLAGIDLPAGCQELDGRTALGFVRTRATARADLDRMIHQREFMSALLHRAASPAVWLNPLRWGPMMRAATGTLAVDDDAHVWNLARLAWALRGDPVTTTVPIGEFTSGGSGDVVVWDSDASARLFDALRTDAPIPADVLETAAN from the coding sequence ATGAACGGTTTCGCGCCTGGCGAGGGTGAGCGGGATCCGCGGCTGCGGCGTCCCGGCGCCCGACCACCGTCGGCGGAACCGTCGCAGTTCATCCGCCGCGACCCGAACCATCCGCCGCCGCGCCGGCCCCAACCACCCCGGCAGCCGCCACCGCCGCCGCCGCGTCACGCGCCGCCGCCACCGCCGCGGCGGCCCGCCGCACCACCGCCGCCTCCCCCGCACCGCCCGGCGCCACCACCGGCGCCGACCCCCCGACAGTTTCCGCCGCAGCCCGCACAGCGCAAGACCGCACCGCCGCCGGCGGCACCGGCGGTGCGCAAGCCACGGCGCAGGCGGCACTGGGGCCGAATCGTCTTGGCGCTCTTGATGATCGCGGTGCTCGCCGGTGCAGGTACCCTGGTGTGGGTCGATACCAAGCTGCAGCGCATACCCGCACTGGCCGACTACCCGGAGCGCCCCGCCGCCGGACGCGGCACCACCTGGTTGCTCGTGGGATCGGACAGCCGCGAGGGCCTCACGCCCGAACAGCAAGCCGAGCTCACCACCGGCGGCGACCTCGGGACCGGCCGCACCGACACGATCCTGCTCGTGCACATCCCCGGCCTCGGGTCGAGCACCCCGGCGACCATGGTGTCGATCCCGCGTGACTCCTACGTCCCGATCCCCGGCTACGGCGAGGACAAGATCAACGCCGCGTTCTCGCTGGGCGGGGCGCCGCTGCTGGCACAGACCGTCGAGGCCGCGACCGGTCTGCATCTCGACCACTACGCCGAGATCGGCTTCGGCGGGTTCGCCGCGCTGGTCGACTCCGTCGGTGGGGTGACGGTGTGCCCCGCCGAACCGATCAACGACCCGCTCGCGGGGATCGATCTGCCTGCCGGGTGTCAGGAACTCGACGGCCGCACCGCTCTCGGCTTCGTGCGGACCCGCGCGACGGCCCGCGCGGATCTGGACCGGATGATCCATCAGCGCGAGTTCATGTCGGCGCTGCTGCATCGCGCGGCGAGCCCCGCGGTGTGGTTGAACCCGCTGCGCTGGGGTCCGATGATGCGCGCGGCGACCGGAACGCTCGCGGTCGACGACGACGCGCACGTGTGGAACCTCGCCAGACTCGCATGGGCGCTGCGCGGAGACCCGGTGACGACGACGGTGCCGATCGGCGAGTTCACATCCGGCGGTTCCGGTGACGTCGTGGTGTGGGACAGCGACGCCTCGGCGCGGTTGTTCGACGCGCTGCGGACCGACGCCCCGATACCAGCTGACGTGCTCGAGACCGCCGCCAATTGA
- a CDS encoding ferritin, with protein MTTSGTLDTKFHALIQEQIRSEFTASQQYIAIAVFFDGADLPQLAKHFYAQALEERNHAMMLVQYLLDRDVEVEIPGVDPVCNRFTTPRDALALALDQERAVTEQITRLASVARDEGDYLGEQFMQWFLKEQVEEVAAMTTLVRIADRAGSDLFHLEDFVAREMSAAGADPTAPRAAGGAL; from the coding sequence ATGACGACCAGCGGCACCCTCGACACCAAATTCCACGCTCTCATCCAGGAGCAAATTCGCAGCGAATTCACGGCCTCCCAGCAATACATAGCGATCGCCGTGTTCTTCGATGGTGCCGATCTGCCGCAGCTGGCCAAGCACTTCTACGCCCAGGCGCTCGAAGAGCGCAACCACGCCATGATGCTCGTGCAGTACCTGCTCGACCGCGACGTCGAGGTCGAGATCCCCGGCGTCGACCCGGTGTGCAACAGATTCACCACGCCCCGCGACGCGCTCGCCCTCGCACTCGACCAGGAGCGCGCCGTCACCGAACAGATCACCCGGTTGGCTAGCGTGGCCCGCGACGAGGGTGACTACCTCGGAGAGCAGTTCATGCAGTGGTTCCTCAAGGAGCAGGTCGAGGAGGTCGCGGCGATGACGACGCTCGTGCGCATCGCCGACCGGGCCGGATCTGACCTGTTCCACCTCGAGGACTTCGTCGCCCGCGAGATGTCGGCCGCCGGTGCGGATCCGACCGCGCCGCGGGCCGCCGGCGGCGCGCTGTAA
- a CDS encoding secretion protein EspR, with the protein MSKTFAARLNRLFDTVYPPGRGPHTSAEVIAALKSEGITMSAPYLSQLRSGNRTNPSAATMAALANFFRIKPAYFTDDEYYEKLDKELTWLANMRDEGIRRIAARTVGLSPEAQQDLVQKAEELRRREQLDTTE; encoded by the coding sequence ATGAGCAAGACGTTCGCCGCCCGTCTAAACCGCCTGTTTGACACGGTTTATCCCCCCGGGCGCGGACCCCACACGTCTGCCGAAGTGATTGCTGCGCTCAAGTCCGAGGGCATCACCATGTCGGCTCCGTATCTTTCGCAGCTGCGTTCGGGGAACCGCACCAACCCGTCCGCCGCAACCATGGCTGCTCTTGCCAACTTCTTCCGTATCAAGCCCGCGTACTTCACCGACGACGAGTACTACGAGAAGCTCGACAAGGAACTCACCTGGCTCGCGAACATGCGTGACGAAGGGATCCGCCGCATTGCTGCCCGCACCGTCGGTCTCTCGCCGGAGGCACAGCAGGACCTGGTCCAGAAGGCCGAGGAACTGCGCCGCCGCGAACAACTCGACACCACGGAGTGA
- a CDS encoding DUF4328 domain-containing protein: protein MIQVCSQCGTRWNVRDRQRSWCPRCGGGLLAPAVPESPWAGQAQPAQPGRPPRPTPRLAPGYRWIAVRPGAPPPPRPRRRPLGPTPRYHTIPRWGLHQEFGTAEEQQQAQRSGPAAHTVRLMMVLAMIALAGAAVAHIVRYVLLLINRTVLLYPVIAWGGVLLGMLASLLVLAIMTITVVMLVSWLIARRREAYSQRGQQDPRSPLELWICSLVPVANLLFAPVFVLELARLENRMTLLRRPIVVWWIVWVLSAVLSAWSIVSTVYVTFFNNTPQNIADNTVTVIIGYLLGLTALLLAYRVFQGFEGTTSEGRRVRRWVVVAEGSAAAPGPDDSPDGRPTEPSADTPTEDAQPGGDRTQEQTQEQTREPESTAAVEPAGQNPAA from the coding sequence ATGATCCAGGTGTGTTCGCAGTGCGGGACGCGCTGGAACGTGCGCGACCGGCAGCGGTCTTGGTGCCCTCGTTGCGGCGGCGGTCTGCTGGCCCCTGCGGTGCCCGAGTCCCCGTGGGCCGGGCAGGCTCAACCGGCCCAGCCCGGCCGGCCGCCGCGTCCGACACCGCGGCTGGCGCCCGGCTACCGCTGGATCGCGGTCCGTCCAGGTGCGCCGCCGCCACCCCGGCCCCGGCGCCGTCCACTCGGCCCGACGCCGCGCTACCACACGATCCCCCGCTGGGGCCTGCACCAGGAGTTCGGCACCGCCGAGGAACAGCAGCAGGCACAGCGGTCCGGTCCGGCCGCGCACACCGTGCGCCTGATGATGGTTCTGGCGATGATCGCGCTTGCGGGTGCGGCGGTCGCCCACATCGTGCGGTACGTGCTGCTGCTGATCAACCGCACCGTGCTGCTGTATCCGGTGATCGCATGGGGCGGTGTGCTGCTCGGCATGCTCGCCAGCCTGCTGGTGCTCGCCATCATGACGATCACCGTCGTGATGTTGGTCTCATGGCTGATCGCCCGCCGACGCGAGGCGTATTCACAACGCGGACAGCAGGATCCACGCTCCCCGTTGGAGCTGTGGATCTGTTCGCTGGTGCCCGTGGCGAACCTGTTGTTCGCGCCGGTGTTCGTGCTGGAACTCGCGCGGCTGGAGAACCGGATGACGCTGCTGCGGCGTCCGATCGTCGTGTGGTGGATCGTGTGGGTGCTCAGCGCCGTGCTGTCCGCCTGGTCGATCGTGAGCACGGTGTACGTCACGTTCTTCAACAACACCCCGCAGAACATCGCCGACAACACCGTGACCGTGATCATCGGCTACCTGCTCGGGCTCACGGCGCTGCTGCTGGCCTACCGGGTGTTCCAGGGCTTCGAGGGCACCACATCCGAGGGGCGCCGGGTGCGGCGCTGGGTCGTGGTGGCCGAGGGCTCGGCAGCCGCACCGGGGCCGGACGACTCACCCGACGGCAGGCCGACCGAGCCGTCCGCCGACACGCCCACCGAGGACGCGCAACCGGGCGGCGATCGGACTCAAGAGCAGACACAAGAGCAGACACGAGAGCCCGAATCGACCGCTGCGGTTGAGCCGGCCGGGCAGAACCCGGCAGCATAG
- a CDS encoding copper resistance D family protein: MGGQATVLTRRSVAGGGLVVAAASVIAWALAYPQSPLGGSMVRALADSAAVVTLGLACVPFLDDARHRADLGRSAARPLAAAAAVWAVAELVRLVVVAAQAAGMSVQHVGVRTVAEFAWFTAVGRSGLVSIVAALAVCGVTLLGSRVAAGVMASIGLSAAGMAARTLAGHLAESPLGGLAVAVHALAAALWCGVLAALVLTVTHRGQWARVLPRFSQLALGCVAVLLVAGTVGALVRLQSPIDLVSTGYGRLLTAKIVVTVGLMVLAWRNRAGWLPAARAHRSSAGLSRRRSLIELAVMTVVVTFAAALAVTG; the protein is encoded by the coding sequence GTGGGCGGCCAGGCGACGGTCCTGACCCGGCGTTCGGTTGCGGGCGGCGGCCTCGTGGTCGCCGCGGCGTCGGTGATCGCGTGGGCGCTGGCGTACCCGCAGAGCCCGTTGGGTGGTTCGATGGTCCGCGCCCTCGCCGATTCCGCGGCGGTCGTCACCCTCGGGCTGGCGTGCGTTCCGTTCCTCGACGACGCGCGGCACCGCGCCGATCTCGGCCGCAGCGCGGCCAGACCGCTGGCGGCGGCCGCCGCGGTCTGGGCGGTGGCCGAGTTGGTACGCCTGGTGGTGGTGGCCGCGCAGGCCGCGGGAATGTCGGTGCAGCACGTCGGCGTGCGCACGGTCGCCGAGTTCGCCTGGTTCACCGCGGTGGGGCGCTCCGGCCTGGTGAGCATCGTGGCCGCCCTCGCGGTCTGCGGCGTCACACTGCTCGGCTCACGGGTCGCGGCGGGCGTCATGGCGAGCATCGGGCTCTCGGCGGCCGGGATGGCGGCGCGGACACTGGCCGGGCACCTCGCGGAGAGCCCGCTCGGCGGGTTGGCGGTGGCCGTGCACGCGCTCGCCGCCGCGCTGTGGTGCGGCGTGCTTGCCGCGCTCGTGCTCACCGTGACCCACCGCGGGCAGTGGGCGCGGGTGCTGCCGCGTTTCTCTCAGCTGGCGCTGGGATGCGTGGCGGTGCTGCTCGTGGCCGGGACCGTCGGGGCGCTGGTGCGGCTGCAGTCGCCGATCGACCTGGTCAGCACGGGGTATGGCCGGTTGTTGACCGCGAAGATCGTGGTGACCGTCGGGCTGATGGTGCTGGCGTGGCGCAACCGGGCGGGTTGGTTGCCCGCGGCGCGGGCGCATCGCAGCAGCGCCGGCCTGTCGCGGCGACGGTCGCTGATCGAGCTGGCCGTCATGACCGTGGTGGTGACCTTCGCCGCGGCGCTGGCCGTCACCGGGTGA
- a CDS encoding rhodanese-like domain-containing protein: MDDVEVAQADIAAVPTTFDQSVVLLDVREDDEWQRGHVAGAQHIPMGEVPARMAEIDPDAELYVICHAGGRSLRVANYLARNGYTPINVDGGMLAWAGAGRPLVTDDGSAGAV; encoded by the coding sequence ATGGACGATGTGGAAGTCGCACAGGCGGACATCGCCGCCGTACCGACGACGTTCGATCAGTCGGTGGTGCTGCTCGACGTTCGCGAGGACGACGAGTGGCAGCGCGGTCACGTCGCGGGTGCCCAGCACATCCCGATGGGTGAGGTTCCGGCCCGGATGGCCGAGATCGACCCTGACGCCGAGCTGTACGTCATCTGCCATGCGGGCGGCCGCTCGCTGCGGGTCGCGAACTACCTCGCCCGTAACGGCTACACCCCGATCAATGTCGACGGCGGCATGCTGGCCTGGGCGGGCGCGGGCCGCCCGCTGGTCACCGACGACGGCAGTGCGGGCGCCGTCTGA
- a CDS encoding glycerophosphodiester phosphodiesterase — MTVADAGADGQAPTGPTHPFVVAHRGASADRPEHTLAAYELALNEGADGLECDVRLTRDGHLVCVHDRKVDRTSSGTGVVSEMTLAELRKLDFGSWHSSWSPDVAEDATGVLTLEELVRLALDWNRPVKLFIETKHPVRYGALVESKLLALLHRYGIAAPASADMARAVVMSFSAAAVWRIRRAAPMLPTVLLGETSRYLGGSAATTVGATAVGPSIATLREHPELVDRAAAQGRALYCWTVDHYEDVRFCRDVGVAWIATNHPGRTKEWLQNGLTGAGRD, encoded by the coding sequence ATGACTGTGGCCGACGCTGGAGCCGACGGGCAGGCGCCAACGGGCCCGACGCATCCGTTCGTGGTTGCGCATCGCGGCGCCTCGGCCGATCGGCCCGAGCACACCCTCGCCGCTTACGAGCTCGCCCTGAACGAGGGCGCCGACGGCCTCGAATGCGATGTCCGGCTGACCCGCGACGGGCATCTGGTGTGCGTGCACGACCGCAAGGTGGACCGGACATCCTCCGGCACCGGTGTGGTGAGTGAGATGACGCTCGCCGAGCTGCGCAAGCTGGATTTCGGTTCGTGGCACTCCAGTTGGAGCCCCGACGTCGCAGAGGACGCGACCGGCGTGCTGACCCTCGAGGAACTCGTGCGGCTGGCGCTGGACTGGAACCGGCCGGTCAAGCTGTTCATCGAGACCAAGCATCCGGTGCGCTACGGCGCGCTCGTGGAGAGCAAGCTGCTGGCACTGCTGCACCGCTACGGCATCGCCGCACCGGCGTCGGCCGATATGGCGCGTGCGGTGGTGATGTCGTTCTCCGCGGCGGCGGTGTGGCGCATCCGCCGTGCCGCCCCGATGCTGCCGACGGTGCTGCTGGGTGAGACGTCGCGGTATCTGGGCGGCAGCGCCGCCACCACGGTGGGGGCCACCGCGGTCGGCCCGTCCATCGCGACGCTGCGCGAGCATCCCGAACTCGTCGACCGGGCCGCGGCCCAGGGCCGCGCGTTGTACTGCTGGACGGTCGACCACTACGAGGATGTCCGGTTCTGCCGGGATGTCGGCGTCGCGTGGATCGCGACGAATCATCCCGGCCGCACCAAGGAGTGGCTGCAGAACGGCCTCACCGGCGCGGGCCGGGACTGA
- the rraA gene encoding ribonuclease E activity regulator RraA translates to MSIEPRATADLVDEIYPDVRSCDLQLQNYGGKTMFAGPITTVRCFEDNALLKSILSTPGDGGVLVVDGDGSLHTALVGDIIAGLAADNGWSGVIVNGAVRDAAALRTIDVGIKALGTNPRKGTKTGAGERDVEVSFGGVTFAPGEVAYCDEDGIVVVRP, encoded by the coding sequence GTGAGTATCGAACCCCGCGCCACCGCCGATCTTGTCGACGAGATCTATCCCGATGTTCGCAGCTGTGATCTGCAATTGCAGAACTACGGCGGGAAGACCATGTTCGCAGGCCCGATCACCACGGTGCGCTGCTTCGAGGACAACGCGCTGCTGAAGTCGATCCTGTCGACGCCGGGTGACGGCGGGGTGCTCGTGGTCGACGGCGACGGCTCCCTGCACACCGCGCTGGTGGGCGACATCATCGCCGGACTGGCCGCCGATAACGGTTGGTCGGGTGTGATCGTCAACGGTGCGGTGCGCGACGCCGCCGCGCTGCGCACGATCGACGTCGGCATCAAGGCCTTGGGCACCAATCCGCGCAAGGGCACCAAGACCGGTGCGGGCGAACGCGATGTCGAGGTCAGTTTCGGCGGGGTGACCTTCGCCCCCGGTGAGGTCGCCTACTGCGACGAGGACGGCATCGTCGTCGTCCGCCCGTGA
- a CDS encoding superoxide dismutase: MAEYTLPDLDYDYGALEPHISGQINELHHTKHHATYVKGVNDAIAKLEEARANGDHAAIFLNEKNLAFHLGGHVNHSIWWKNLSPNGGDKPTGDLAAAIDDQFGSFDKFQAQFTAAANGLQGSGWAVLGYDSLGGRLLTFQLYDQQANVPLGIIPLLQVDMWEHAFYLQYKNVKADYVKAFWNVVNWEDVQNRFAAATSKTSGLIFG, encoded by the coding sequence GTGGCTGAATACACCCTGCCGGACCTGGATTACGACTATGGAGCCCTCGAACCACATATCTCGGGTCAGATCAACGAGCTGCACCACACCAAGCACCACGCGACCTACGTCAAGGGTGTGAACGACGCGATTGCCAAGCTCGAGGAGGCACGGGCCAACGGCGACCACGCGGCCATCTTCCTGAACGAGAAGAACCTCGCGTTCCATCTCGGTGGCCACGTCAACCACTCGATCTGGTGGAAGAACCTCTCCCCCAACGGTGGCGACAAGCCCACCGGCGATCTCGCGGCCGCGATCGACGACCAGTTCGGCTCGTTCGACAAGTTCCAGGCCCAGTTCACCGCGGCGGCCAACGGCCTGCAGGGTTCCGGTTGGGCCGTGCTCGGTTACGACAGCCTCGGCGGTCGGCTGCTGACCTTCCAGCTCTACGACCAGCAGGCCAACGTGCCGCTCGGCATCATCCCGCTGCTCCAGGTCGACATGTGGGAGCACGCGTTCTACCTGCAGTACAAGAACGTCAAGGCCGACTACGTCAAGGCGTTCTGGAACGTCGTCAACTGGGAGGACGTGCAGAACCGCTTTGCGGCCGCCACCTCCAAGACCAGCGGCCTGATCTTCGGCTGA
- a CDS encoding flavin-containing monooxygenase → MTEHFDVVIVGAGISGISTAWHLQERCPTKSYVILERRANIGGTWDLFKYPGIRSDSDMFTLGFRFKPWTSAKSIADGPSIWNYINEAAQENGIDKHIRTNHRVLGADWSDTENRWTLTVEADGEQKQITAGFLSVCSGYYNYDQGYSPEFPGADDFAGQIIHPQHWPEDLDYAGKKIVVIGSGATAVTLIPSLVKGGAGHVTMLQRSPTYIGALPLVDPVAEKTNKYLPKNLAHFVNRWKAIAFSTAQYQLSRKFPNYMRKTLMTMAQRRLPEGFDVQKHFGPRYNPWDERLCLAPNGDLFKTIRAGKADVVTDTIDRFTETGIKLTSGEQLTADIIITATGLNMQLFGGASLTRNGEEVDLTRTMTYKGLMLSGVPNMAITFGYTNASWTLKADLVSEFICRVLNYMDANGFDRVEPQHPGGDVDELPFMDFNPGYFRRAMDSLPKSGSRAPWRLKQNYFFDLRMIRYDKVDEESLHFTKHRAAVPASSS, encoded by the coding sequence ATGACCGAACATTTCGACGTCGTGATCGTCGGTGCAGGGATCTCCGGCATCAGCACCGCCTGGCACCTGCAGGAGCGCTGCCCGACGAAGAGCTACGTGATCCTGGAGCGCCGGGCCAACATCGGCGGCACCTGGGACCTGTTCAAATACCCGGGCATCCGCTCCGACTCCGACATGTTCACCCTCGGCTTCCGGTTCAAGCCGTGGACCTCGGCCAAATCGATCGCCGACGGCCCGTCGATCTGGAACTACATCAACGAGGCCGCCCAGGAAAACGGCATCGACAAGCACATCCGGACCAACCACCGGGTGCTGGGCGCCGACTGGTCGGACACCGAGAACCGCTGGACGCTCACCGTCGAGGCCGACGGCGAGCAGAAGCAGATCACCGCGGGATTCCTGTCGGTGTGCAGCGGCTACTACAACTACGACCAGGGCTACTCGCCGGAGTTTCCCGGCGCCGACGACTTCGCGGGGCAGATCATCCACCCGCAGCACTGGCCCGAGGATCTCGACTACGCGGGCAAGAAGATCGTCGTCATCGGTTCGGGAGCCACCGCCGTGACGCTGATCCCGTCGCTGGTCAAGGGCGGGGCCGGGCACGTCACGATGCTGCAGCGGTCACCGACCTACATCGGGGCGCTGCCCCTGGTCGACCCGGTCGCCGAGAAGACCAACAAGTACCTGCCGAAGAACCTCGCGCACTTCGTCAACCGGTGGAAGGCCATCGCGTTCAGCACCGCGCAGTACCAGTTGTCGCGGAAGTTCCCCAACTACATGCGCAAGACGCTCATGACCATGGCCCAGCGCCGGCTGCCCGAGGGATTCGACGTGCAGAAGCACTTCGGACCTCGCTACAACCCGTGGGACGAGCGATTGTGCCTGGCGCCCAACGGGGATCTGTTCAAGACCATCAGGGCGGGCAAGGCCGACGTCGTCACCGACACCATCGACCGGTTCACCGAGACCGGCATCAAGCTCACCTCCGGTGAGCAGCTGACGGCCGACATCATCATCACCGCAACGGGTTTGAACATGCAGCTGTTCGGCGGCGCGAGCCTGACCCGCAACGGTGAAGAGGTCGACCTGACCAGGACCATGACCTACAAGGGTCTGATGCTCTCGGGTGTGCCGAACATGGCGATCACCTTCGGCTACACCAACGCCTCATGGACGCTGAAGGCCGATCTGGTGTCGGAATTCATCTGCCGCGTGCTGAACTACATGGACGCCAACGGGTTTGACCGCGTCGAACCGCAGCATCCCGGCGGCGACGTCGACGAGTTGCCCTTCATGGACTTCAACCCCGGCTACTTCCGCCGTGCCATGGACAGCCTGCCCAAGTCCGGGTCGCGGGCCCCGTGGCGGCTCAAGCAGAACTACTTCTTCGATCTGCGGATGATCCGCTACGACAAGGTCGACGAGGAATCTCTGCACTTCACCAAACACCGTGCGGCAGTGCCGGCTTCGTCCTCCTGA